A genome region from Microplitis mediator isolate UGA2020A chromosome 4, iyMicMedi2.1, whole genome shotgun sequence includes the following:
- the LOC130666628 gene encoding MAPK/MAK/MRK overlapping kinase-like — translation MSTSFFKKYKVIEKIGEGSFSEVLKCQDRTTGIYYAGKKLKKIFTSMNEMLESPEVIVMRKITRHPNILHMIESHYNPMTGKVILIFELMDMSLYDLIKSRKSRVMSEQKIRIYLYQLLKGLEHLHKNGIFHRDIKPENILVKGDLVKLGDLGSIRGIYSKPPYTEYISTRWYRSPECLLTNGFYGPKMDVWAIGCVFYELLSLKPLFPGSNEIDQIAKIHAVLGTPHARVIAKFRRLNKSRDSEYSFPNKGTGSGFTSLLPHVSETGKELLRLMLIYDPENRSNVKRLLEHRYFNNLKECDTPRQASSFTLPSVDSYQWRNPVLSYIASEKRRRFKPLSTRRPKVVEDFSSRGSRFITSSPSRQNFISKSSISKLNTHIKEDTSLYLIHESKRTYEKSWRTCVYTTRTERCTESPRPNASVCKLPMIKNNNIFKMSGETGDAASKINRKNIQCTFTPQYNLRGRDFYPNFRQKLQAKDKSDDNRLSYLPQIPQKPVPERRQAAPTISAPQQNTVTEGGKRKTRLATITETRVTLPHTRSSNIKSPAKKIAKHETTTKSLGKILPAKKTAPARRLRGKGV, via the exons atGTCaacgtcattttttaaaa aatataaagttattgaaaaaattggaGAAGGTTCATTTTCCGAAGTATTAAAATGCCAAGACAGAACAACAGGCATTTATTatgctggaaaaaaattaaaaaaaatatttacatc gATGAATGAAATGCTTGAAAGTCCTGAAGTCATAGTGATGAGAAAAATTACCCGACATCCAAACATACTACACATGATAGAGTCACACTA caATCCTATGACTggtaaagtaattttaatttttgaattaatggaCATGAGTCTGTACGACCTGATAAAAAGCCGGAAGAGTCGGGTCATGTCTGAGCAgaaaataagaatttatttatatcagtTACTGAAAGGGTTGGAGCACTTGCACAAAAATGGTATTTTTCATCGCGACATAAAGCCCGAAAATATTCTCGTGAAG ggTGACCTGGTGAAGCTCGGAGATCTCGGTTCCATTCGTGGAATTTACAGTAAGCCACCATACACTGAGTACATATCCACCAGATGGTACAGATCACCAGAATGTTTGCTGACAAATGGATTTTATGGTCCCAAAATGGATGTCTGGGCAATTGGTTGCGTTTTCTACGAGTTGCTGTCATTGAAACCTTTGTTTCCTGGATCAAATGAAATCGATCAAATTGCTAAGATCCATGCGGTCTTGGGGACACCCCATGCTCGAGTCATAGCTAAATTTCGTCGATT AAATAAGTCCAGGGATAGCGAGTACTCTTTTCCCAATAAAGGAACCGGGTCAGGATTCACGAGCTTGCTGCCTCATGTCTCGGAAACAGGGAAAGAACTTTTGAGACTGATGcttatttatgatcctgaaaatCGAAGTAATGTCAAACGATTATTAGAACATAGAtactttaataatttgaaagaatGTGATACACCGAGACAAGCAAGCAGCTTCACGTTGCCATCAGTAGACTCTTATCAGTGGCGCAATCCCGTTCTCAGCTACATTGCATCAGAAAAACGTCGTCGctttaaa CCACTAAGCACTCGACGACCTAAAGTAGTCGAAGATTTTTCATCCAGAGGATCACGATTCATCACTTCAAGCCCAAGTCGTCAAAACTTTATCAGCAAATCGagtatttcaaaattgaatacTCACATAAAAGAAGATACTTCTCTATATTTAATTCATGAATCAAAAAGAACTTATGAGAAATCTTGGAGAACTTGTGTCTATACAACAAGAACTGAACGATGTACTGAATCGCCAAGACCAAATGCAAGTGTCTGCAAATTAccgatgattaaaaataataatatatttaaaatgtctGGAGAAACTGGAGACGCtgcttcaaaaataaatcgaaaaaatattcaatgtaCTTTTACTCCTCAGTACAATTTGCGAGGACGTGATTTCTATCCGAATTTCCGGCAAAAACTTCAAGCTAAAGACAAATCAGACGACAATCGATTATC atatctGCCGCAGATACCGCAGAAGCCGGTTCCAGAACGACGTCAAGCGGCGCCAACGATCTCAGCACCACAGCAAAATACTGTAACTGAAGGCGGCAAACGTAAGACAAGATTAGCAACAATTACGGAAACCCGAGTCACACTTCCGCATACCAGGTCATCTAATATAAAGAGTCCAGCTAAAAAAATAGCCAAACATGAAACGACAACAAAATCACTTGGGAAAATTTTACCAGCTAAAAAAACGGCACCCGCAAGACGTCTACGGGGTAAAGGAGTTTAA